One window from the genome of Rufibacter tibetensis encodes:
- a CDS encoding GMC oxidoreductase, with product MAYINVDSVKQRTFDAIVIGSGMSGGWAAKEFTGRGLKTLVLERGRDVKHIKDYPTTNMMPYEFEHRNELTYEIKQKEPVISRCYAFREDAMHFFVRDSEQPYVQEKPFDWIRGQQVGGKSLLWARQTQRWSDLDFEGPARDGFAVDWPIRYKDLAPWYSYVEKFAGISGNNDGLEELPDGEFLPPFPLNSVEDHFKKQLKAQYGNRHVISARCAHLSKPNQIHLDQGRAQCQNRILCQRGCPFGGYFSSNASTLPWAERTGNLTLVPHAVVREVIYDEKAGKATGVRVINSQTKEETEYYAPVIFVNASAFSTNQILLNSTSSRFPNGLGNDNGLLGKYVAFHNYRARITAEYEGMQEYATDGRNPAGGGYIPRFRNLHKQETDFLRGYAAGFRANRSMQEDTTGFGAELKKQLLNPTWGTWKVGSHMMGETIPKEESRISLSKEQKDAWGIPLLNIAIDYDENDNKMVADYHAQMEEMFTKAGFTNIQKTDSKQAPGLDIHEMGGVRMGHDPKTSLLNKYNQLHACPNVYVTDGACMTSTSTQNPSLTYMALTARAVDHAVSELKKRNI from the coding sequence CCTACCACCAACATGATGCCCTATGAGTTTGAGCACCGAAACGAACTCACCTACGAGATCAAGCAAAAAGAACCAGTAATCAGCCGGTGCTATGCGTTCCGCGAAGATGCCATGCACTTCTTCGTGCGGGATTCTGAGCAGCCGTACGTGCAGGAAAAACCCTTTGACTGGATCAGGGGCCAACAGGTAGGCGGAAAGTCACTGCTTTGGGCGCGGCAAACACAACGCTGGAGCGACCTGGATTTTGAAGGGCCCGCCCGAGACGGCTTTGCCGTAGACTGGCCCATCCGGTACAAAGACCTGGCACCCTGGTACAGCTACGTAGAGAAATTTGCCGGTATCTCCGGCAATAACGATGGTCTAGAGGAACTGCCCGATGGCGAGTTTTTGCCTCCTTTTCCGCTGAACAGCGTGGAAGACCATTTCAAGAAACAACTCAAAGCCCAATACGGAAACCGTCACGTGATCAGTGCCCGGTGCGCGCACCTTTCCAAGCCCAACCAAATTCACTTGGACCAGGGACGGGCGCAGTGCCAGAACCGGATCCTGTGCCAACGCGGTTGTCCGTTTGGTGGATATTTCAGCAGCAACGCATCCACGCTTCCGTGGGCCGAGCGCACCGGGAATCTGACCTTGGTGCCGCATGCTGTGGTGCGGGAGGTAATCTATGACGAGAAAGCTGGCAAAGCCACCGGCGTGCGCGTCATCAACAGCCAAACCAAAGAAGAAACCGAGTATTACGCGCCGGTGATTTTCGTAAACGCCTCGGCCTTCAGCACAAACCAGATTCTACTGAACTCCACCTCGTCGCGCTTCCCGAATGGGCTGGGCAACGATAATGGGTTGTTGGGCAAATACGTAGCGTTCCATAACTACCGAGCCAGAATCACTGCGGAGTACGAGGGCATGCAAGAATACGCCACCGATGGCCGTAACCCCGCAGGTGGCGGCTACATCCCACGCTTCCGGAACCTGCATAAACAGGAAACGGACTTCCTGCGGGGCTACGCGGCAGGGTTCCGGGCCAACCGGAGCATGCAGGAAGATACCACTGGTTTTGGGGCAGAATTGAAAAAACAGCTTCTAAACCCCACGTGGGGCACCTGGAAAGTGGGTTCGCACATGATGGGCGAAACCATTCCTAAAGAAGAAAGCCGCATTAGCTTGAGCAAAGAACAGAAAGACGCCTGGGGCATTCCGCTGCTGAACATTGCCATTGACTATGACGAGAACGATAACAAAATGGTGGCCGATTATCATGCGCAGATGGAGGAGATGTTCACTAAGGCTGGTTTCACCAACATCCAGAAAACCGATTCAAAACAAGCCCCTGGCCTAGACATTCATGAAATGGGCGGTGTACGCATGGGCCATGATCCTAAGACATCCTTGCTGAACAAGTACAACCAACTGCACGCCTGCCCTAATGTGTACGTGACAGACGGCGCCTGCATGACGTCTACCTCCACCCAAAACCCTTCTCTAACCTACATGGCTTTGACGGCTAGGGCTGTTGATCACGCCGTGAGTGAACTGAAGAAGCGAAACATTTAG
- a CDS encoding SDR family oxidoreductase, with protein sequence MKKIGITGATGQLGRLVVEKLKTKVAAENLVALVRSPQKVADLGVEAREADYDRHETLSPALHGIDTLLLISGSEIGKRAKQHQEVINAAKNAGVKYIVYTSLLHADTSTLSLAEEHLATEAALENSGIPYTLLRNGWYTENYTGSIPGALAGGAFIGSAGDGKISSAARADFADAAVAVLTSEGHEGKVYELAGDEAYTLSDLAAEISRQTGKDIPYKNLPGAEYAAALTSFGLPEGFAQAIAGWDVSASQDDLFDDSRQLSTLIGHPTTPMPTTVAEALKGLS encoded by the coding sequence ATGAAAAAAATAGGCATTACCGGAGCAACAGGGCAGTTAGGCCGCCTGGTAGTAGAGAAACTGAAAACCAAAGTAGCTGCAGAGAATTTAGTAGCGTTGGTTCGTTCCCCGCAGAAAGTGGCAGATCTGGGCGTGGAAGCCCGCGAAGCAGATTACGATCGGCATGAAACGTTGAGTCCTGCCCTGCATGGCATAGATACGTTACTCCTGATTTCAGGAAGCGAAATTGGAAAACGAGCCAAGCAGCACCAGGAGGTAATTAATGCGGCCAAGAATGCCGGAGTGAAATATATTGTGTACACCAGCCTTTTACACGCGGATACCTCCACTCTCTCCCTGGCCGAAGAACACCTCGCCACAGAAGCCGCCCTGGAAAACTCAGGCATTCCGTACACCCTGCTGCGCAACGGCTGGTACACCGAGAACTACACCGGCTCCATACCAGGCGCCCTGGCTGGTGGCGCGTTCATTGGCAGTGCCGGTGATGGTAAAATCTCTTCGGCAGCCCGCGCCGATTTCGCGGATGCTGCCGTTGCGGTTCTCACCAGCGAAGGTCACGAAGGCAAAGTGTACGAGCTAGCTGGAGATGAAGCCTACACCCTGAGCGATCTTGCCGCCGAAATTTCCCGCCAAACCGGGAAAGACATCCCGTACAAGAATTTGCCTGGAGCCGAGTACGCCGCCGCCCTCACCAGCTTCGGTTTACCGGAAGGATTCGCCCAAGCCATCGCCGGCTGGGACGTTTCTGCCTCCCAGGACGATCTGTTTGATGACAGCCGCCAACTTTCTACCCTCATCGGGCACCCCACTACTCCCATGCCCACCACCGTGGCGGAGGCTCTGAAGGGACTTTCTTAA
- the tyrS gene encoding tyrosine--tRNA ligase: MKAAEQLNVLKANVEIFLPDNALEEKLQLAEKENRTLIIKLGFDPTAPDLHLGHAVVLKKLRQFQDFGHTIVIIIGDFTARIGDPTGKNKSRPPLNADQVQLNAQTYVNQLSKILDVSKCEIRYNSEWLGSMDMTETIKLLSQVTLAQIMQRTDFNNRFSGSLPISLHELVYPLLQGHDSVMIHADIEMGGTDQLFNCSMGRQLQEGQGQHGQAVLCMPLLKGIDGSAKMSKSEGNIVGLTDAPNEMFGKIMSIPDALLAEYLHLVTDFTPEEKQQLLQQLEQGDNPMVLKKRIGLNVVQQYHSTEAAEQAQEFFQNQFQNKRFEEKEFTSVSLSSLSLDQTGTLRVLDLCKELKAGESRSNLKKLIEAGSVTVNGTKVTDAQDSVELGKSPVKVRIGKRGYFEIVP; encoded by the coding sequence ATGAAAGCAGCAGAACAATTGAATGTACTGAAAGCAAACGTAGAGATCTTCCTCCCAGATAATGCGCTGGAAGAAAAGCTACAGCTCGCCGAAAAAGAAAACCGTACCCTCATTATCAAACTAGGCTTTGACCCTACCGCACCAGACCTGCACCTGGGGCACGCGGTGGTGTTGAAGAAATTGCGCCAGTTCCAGGATTTTGGGCACACCATTGTCATCATCATCGGGGATTTCACAGCCCGCATTGGTGACCCTACCGGCAAAAACAAATCGCGCCCGCCCTTGAATGCCGATCAGGTTCAACTCAACGCCCAGACCTACGTGAACCAGTTGTCCAAGATTCTGGACGTCAGCAAGTGCGAGATCCGCTACAACTCTGAGTGGCTGGGCAGCATGGACATGACCGAAACCATCAAGCTCCTCTCGCAGGTGACCCTGGCCCAAATCATGCAGCGCACTGATTTTAACAACCGTTTCTCAGGTAGCCTGCCTATTTCCCTGCACGAGTTGGTGTACCCGCTTCTGCAAGGGCATGATTCTGTCATGATTCACGCCGATATTGAAATGGGTGGCACCGATCAGTTGTTCAACTGTTCCATGGGCCGTCAGCTGCAGGAAGGACAGGGACAGCATGGCCAGGCAGTACTTTGTATGCCGCTGCTAAAAGGCATTGACGGGTCAGCGAAGATGAGTAAGTCTGAAGGAAACATTGTAGGCCTTACCGATGCACCTAACGAGATGTTCGGGAAGATCATGTCCATTCCAGATGCCCTTTTGGCGGAGTACCTGCACTTGGTCACGGATTTCACCCCGGAAGAAAAGCAGCAACTGCTTCAGCAACTGGAGCAAGGCGATAACCCGATGGTTCTCAAAAAGAGGATTGGATTGAACGTAGTTCAACAATACCATTCAACTGAGGCTGCAGAACAAGCCCAGGAGTTTTTCCAGAACCAGTTTCAAAACAAGCGGTTTGAGGAAAAGGAGTTCACCAGCGTTTCCCTCAGCTCGCTAAGTCTTGACCAAACGGGTACTCTACGGGTGTTGGACCTATGCAAGGAATTGAAAGCCGGGGAAAGCCGGTCTAACCTCAAAAAGCTTATTGAAGCCGGAAGCGTCACCGTAAATGGCACTAAAGTTACAGATGCCCAGGACTCAGTGGAGTTAGGCAAAAGTCCGGTGAAGGTGAGAATTGGCAAGCGCGGCTATTTTGAAATAGTACCGTAG
- a CDS encoding CBU_0592 family membrane protein yields the protein MLSLQKYLREAIGWAGAFFSLTAFSLNSLNVISSQSMEYLLMNVIGCFLLILYGVSKKAYASWVLNSIWLLITAIALIKVFLA from the coding sequence ATGTTGTCCTTACAGAAATATTTACGAGAAGCCATTGGGTGGGCGGGCGCCTTCTTTTCACTTACTGCGTTCAGTTTGAACAGCCTCAACGTGATTAGCAGCCAATCTATGGAATATTTGCTGATGAACGTGATAGGCTGCTTTTTACTGATTCTCTACGGCGTGTCAAAGAAAGCGTACGCCAGTTGGGTGTTGAATTCTATCTGGCTTTTAATAACTGCCATAGCCTTGATCAAAGTGTTCTTAGCCTAA
- a CDS encoding LysR family substrate-binding domain-containing protein → MKLTEAGAFLRDRWLPLVEEINRTHRQARKIHEGAFGSISIGYPGSVAYTFLPEVVSKIAQTLPELKVELVEPTDISFEELLLNFQMDLAIRRDPAENPALLSLCLYSEPFALIVPQNHPLTEENFTGLQDVREEKFILSGLHHRTLYVKSLRQMFKDNNFTPNVYIESDFGAMILGLVGRGLGISVMPSSYAFGAPPNVRFIHLPQKVNLYVTWRKDDTSPVLKNVLELVQQVAQEYKNSTGGSLLF, encoded by the coding sequence GTGAAACTCACCGAGGCCGGGGCTTTCCTGCGTGACCGCTGGCTTCCTTTAGTGGAGGAAATTAACCGCACGCACCGGCAGGCCCGCAAAATACACGAAGGCGCCTTCGGGTCTATCAGCATTGGGTACCCTGGCTCGGTGGCCTATACCTTTCTGCCCGAAGTGGTCTCAAAGATTGCTCAAACCTTGCCTGAGCTGAAAGTAGAACTGGTAGAACCCACTGACATCAGTTTTGAAGAATTGTTGCTGAACTTCCAGATGGATCTGGCCATCCGGCGCGACCCTGCCGAGAATCCTGCGCTGCTTTCTTTGTGCCTGTACTCAGAGCCGTTCGCATTGATTGTACCCCAGAACCATCCCTTAACCGAAGAGAACTTCACCGGACTTCAGGACGTGCGCGAGGAGAAGTTTATTTTGTCTGGGCTGCACCACAGAACCTTGTATGTGAAAAGCCTACGGCAGATGTTCAAAGACAATAATTTCACCCCCAACGTGTACATTGAGTCTGACTTCGGGGCCATGATCCTGGGTCTGGTAGGCCGCGGATTGGGAATATCAGTAATGCCTAGTTCTTATGCCTTTGGGGCACCACCTAATGTGCGGTTCATCCACCTCCCGCAGAAAGTGAACCTCTACGTGACCTGGCGGAAAGACGACACCAGCCCGGTGCTCAAGAACGTGCTGGAACTGGTGCAGCAAGTAGCACAGGAGTACAAAAACAGCACTGGCGGGAGCTTGCTGTTCTAA
- a CDS encoding YybH family protein, protein MEALSTDITDEIKSLNSKFVSSFNQGDVGSVAELYTKTALLLPAGSETLKGREAIGQYWQNAREMGVTEMVLDTIEVEQLELTAIELGTYTLKAENGQSLDHGKYMAVWKRENSTWKMQKDIWNSDSQA, encoded by the coding sequence ATGGAAGCACTCAGCACTGACATCACCGACGAAATCAAGAGCCTTAATTCAAAATTTGTTTCTTCCTTTAACCAGGGTGATGTTGGGAGCGTCGCCGAGCTGTACACGAAAACCGCGCTGCTATTGCCTGCCGGAAGTGAAACCCTCAAAGGCAGAGAAGCCATTGGTCAGTATTGGCAAAACGCCCGCGAAATGGGCGTAACCGAAATGGTGCTGGACACAATAGAAGTAGAACAACTGGAGCTTACCGCCATAGAACTGGGCACCTACACGCTCAAAGCAGAAAATGGCCAATCGCTGGATCATGGCAAGTACATGGCTGTCTGGAAAAGAGAAAACAGCACCTGGAAAATGCAGAAAGACATCTGGAACAGCGATTCTCAAGCATGA